One stretch of Fictibacillus sp. b24 DNA includes these proteins:
- a CDS encoding PadR family transcriptional regulator, with protein sequence MENRLKGLKKIMNEKTFSQVKFTEKHRQTIQNKIHNQGNKEDIILSILQLLSQEKTGYQLTNLLSGRGIRHFDDNEGALYILLHSLENKGVLQSSWIAKEEAKYYQLTNKGKKLLKQSEKKESRSHVILRQLVGGVEWKIAESHS encoded by the coding sequence ATGGAGAACCGTTTGAAAGGTTTAAAAAAGATCATGAACGAGAAGACGTTTTCTCAAGTGAAATTTACTGAAAAACATCGCCAAACAATACAAAACAAAATACATAACCAAGGAAATAAGGAAGATATCATCTTAAGCATCTTACAACTTTTAAGCCAAGAAAAAACGGGCTATCAGCTAACAAACTTATTAAGCGGACGTGGAATCAGACACTTTGACGATAACGAAGGAGCTCTCTATATCTTGCTGCACAGTTTAGAGAATAAAGGAGTCCTACAATCAAGCTGGATAGCAAAAGAGGAAGCAAAATATTATCAACTGACGAACAAAGGGAAAAAGCTTTTGAAGCAATCCGAGAAAAAGGAAAGCCGTTCGCATGTCATACTTCGGCAATTGGTAGGGGGAGTGGAATGGAAAATCGCAGAAAGTCATTCTTAA
- a CDS encoding GNAT family N-acetyltransferase, which produces MNYTLFATPTILENEVIQLIPMEYEHSVPLYKINHTDNWKFMLSVIQSQQDMDHWVTNAIELREKGHALPFTVVLKKTNQIVGTTRLYEINTAQRSCELGSTWYGKDFQRTFVNSSCKQLLLTYCFESLDFVRVQFKTDERNIRSQKAIERLGATKEGVMRNERILSDGYIRNAVLYSITKEDWKNVKQGFVEREAYYLSK; this is translated from the coding sequence ATGAATTATACTTTATTCGCCACACCGACTATTTTAGAAAATGAAGTCATACAGTTGATTCCTATGGAGTACGAGCACTCCGTTCCACTTTATAAAATCAATCACACAGACAATTGGAAATTCATGCTTAGTGTTATCCAATCACAACAAGATATGGACCATTGGGTAACAAATGCCATCGAACTGCGTGAAAAAGGGCATGCCTTACCATTTACCGTTGTTCTAAAGAAAACCAACCAAATCGTTGGCACTACACGTCTTTACGAGATAAATACTGCTCAACGGTCATGTGAGTTAGGTTCTACTTGGTACGGAAAAGATTTTCAGCGTACTTTTGTAAACTCATCATGCAAGCAACTGCTGCTTACATATTGCTTTGAAAGCTTAGATTTTGTACGCGTACAATTCAAAACGGACGAAAGAAATATTCGTTCACAAAAAGCTATTGAGCGATTAGGTGCAACTAAAGAAGGCGTGATGAGGAACGAACGAATTCTATCAGATGGATATATTAGAAATGCTGTTCTCTATTCGATTACAAAAGAAGATTGGAAGAATGTAAAACAAGGGTTTGTTGAAAGAGAAGCTTATTATCTTTCTAAATAA
- a CDS encoding FtsW/RodA/SpoVE family cell cycle protein, whose translation MENRRKSFLKEVTNQIRSKEAKKHVSDELNHHVKEAKKVWLNKGLSEKEAEQKAIEQMGSPVTLGLQLNKIHRPRVDWLLLALIGAILLLGFLPLVIPGYWNNAHFLTRKVIFILLGISFTMGIMFVDYRKYLNRGWIFYGLGAFLLLSLRFFSNKMINGNPMLSIGPVTLESLFALPFFMVAWACFFNRNSFKVWHFVILFLLSLLLFIQIPSISTTYLYFAMVLSMLWWSKFSTSQKAVVSSVTIVALILTGILTWQYQSYYIKERILGFLQPEKVADGAGYQVLQIQEFMSSAGWIGGNKSIREFIPGAHTDLVFVSITHHFGWMISIIIALILSLILARMIMVTQQVKGHFGKLLIIGGVALLLFQMVSNIGMALGFFPLTSMSLPFISYGLMPILLNSILMGVVLSVYRRKNITSTIE comes from the coding sequence ATGGAAAATCGCAGAAAGTCATTCTTAAAAGAGGTTACGAACCAGATTCGTTCAAAGGAAGCAAAGAAGCATGTTTCTGATGAGCTGAACCATCATGTAAAAGAAGCGAAGAAAGTTTGGCTAAACAAAGGTCTTTCAGAAAAAGAAGCAGAGCAAAAAGCGATCGAGCAGATGGGAAGCCCTGTTACACTAGGTCTCCAGTTAAATAAGATTCATCGTCCGCGAGTTGATTGGCTGTTGCTTGCCTTGATTGGTGCGATTCTTTTGCTGGGATTTTTGCCTCTAGTCATCCCTGGCTATTGGAATAATGCACATTTCCTAACCCGCAAGGTAATATTCATATTGCTTGGTATTTCTTTTACAATGGGGATCATGTTTGTTGATTATCGAAAATATTTAAATAGGGGATGGATCTTTTATGGATTAGGAGCATTTCTGCTACTAAGTTTACGCTTTTTCTCCAACAAGATGATCAACGGTAATCCTATGTTAAGTATCGGTCCGGTAACGTTAGAAAGTTTATTTGCATTACCTTTCTTTATGGTGGCTTGGGCTTGTTTTTTTAACCGAAATTCCTTTAAAGTCTGGCATTTCGTAATTTTATTCTTACTTTCATTGTTATTGTTCATACAAATACCCAGTATATCTACCACTTATTTATATTTTGCTATGGTGCTGTCTATGCTGTGGTGGAGTAAGTTTTCAACTTCTCAGAAAGCCGTTGTGTCAAGCGTTACAATCGTTGCACTCATCTTAACCGGTATCCTCACATGGCAATATCAATCGTATTATATAAAAGAGAGAATACTAGGATTTCTGCAGCCTGAAAAAGTAGCTGATGGAGCCGGTTATCAGGTACTTCAAATACAGGAGTTTATGTCTAGTGCAGGATGGATTGGTGGGAATAAAAGCATTCGGGAGTTTATCCCTGGAGCACATACAGACCTTGTGTTTGTAAGTATAACTCATCATTTTGGCTGGATGATATCAATAATCATTGCTCTTATTCTTTCACTAATCCTTGCAAGAATGATCATGGTTACACAGCAAGTAAAAGGTCACTTCGGAAAATTGCTTATAATTGGCGGAGTAGCATTATTATTGTTCCAAATGGTCAGTAACATCGGAATGGCATTAGGTTTTTTTCCTCTTACAAGCATGTCGTTGCCATTTATCAGTTATGGATTGATGCCAATCTTACTCAACTCCATTTTGATGGGTGTTGTGCTTAGCGTGTATCGCAGAAAAAATATTACTTCGACAATAGAATAA
- a CDS encoding SMP-30/gluconolactonase/LRE family protein produces MFNSEAELIIPAKAILGEGPCWDSDHGVLYWVNILDKKVNVYDPRIHKNREIQLDQMVGTVAPRQSDGLVVALQKGFYFLDLETEELTPIVDPESHLPENRFNDGKCDPSGRFWAGTMSLSEEKEAGSLYCLSTELEVEKKQDNLTISNGLAWSPDQTFMYLIDTPTKKVTRFDYDLQTGHIENPTEVIAFPEGVGAPDGMTIDEDGMLWIAHWGGAQISRWDPATGEQLLSIPIPSLNVTSCTFGGENLDELYVTTARKNTSAENLDRFPEAGGVFKVKPGVKGMPAYRFRG; encoded by the coding sequence ATGTTTAATAGTGAAGCAGAACTAATTATCCCCGCAAAAGCTATTTTAGGAGAAGGGCCATGCTGGGACTCAGATCATGGAGTCCTATATTGGGTTAACATTCTTGATAAAAAAGTAAATGTTTACGATCCGCGCATTCATAAAAATAGAGAGATTCAGCTGGATCAGATGGTTGGAACAGTTGCGCCAAGACAGTCGGATGGATTAGTCGTAGCTCTACAAAAGGGATTTTATTTCTTAGATCTTGAGACTGAAGAACTCACCCCCATTGTTGATCCAGAAAGTCATCTGCCTGAAAATCGTTTTAACGACGGAAAGTGTGATCCGTCCGGACGCTTTTGGGCAGGAACGATGAGTTTAAGTGAAGAAAAAGAAGCGGGCTCTTTATATTGTCTAAGTACAGAGTTAGAGGTTGAAAAAAAACAGGACAACCTTACTATTTCAAATGGTTTGGCGTGGTCTCCTGATCAAACGTTTATGTATCTCATTGACACTCCAACAAAAAAGGTTACTAGATTTGATTATGACCTACAAACAGGTCACATTGAGAACCCGACTGAAGTAATCGCTTTTCCAGAAGGTGTCGGAGCTCCTGATGGCATGACGATTGATGAAGACGGTATGCTCTGGATTGCTCATTGGGGCGGCGCGCAAATATCTCGCTGGGATCCAGCTACAGGCGAACAACTTTTATCCATACCTATTCCATCTTTAAACGTTACCTCATGTACGTTTGGAGGAGAAAATCTGGATGAACTGTATGTGACAACTGCAAGAAAGAACACAAGTGCAGAAAACCTAGATCGTTTTCCAGAAGCAGGCGGGGTATTCAAAGTAAAGCCAGGCGTGAAGGGAATGCCAGCGTATAGGTTTCGTGGTTAA
- a CDS encoding GNAT family N-acetyltransferase — translation MIVRMYENRDRRAALQYSLPAEQALYTSMPEEVLEVFQDDVFNQPFVICSGEGLVGWFALYTDSSGNIYTNNKHAILLKSFSIDVRYQKRGFALEALRMLPQIVKKQYEDKNEIILTVHGTNGAAISLYKKAGFIHNGQNYDGEYGIEMIFHMGL, via the coding sequence TTGATAGTCAGAATGTATGAGAACAGAGATCGCAGAGCAGCTCTTCAATACTCCTTACCAGCTGAGCAAGCCCTATATACCTCCATGCCTGAAGAGGTACTTGAAGTTTTTCAAGATGATGTCTTTAATCAGCCATTTGTTATCTGTTCCGGAGAGGGCCTCGTAGGCTGGTTTGCTCTGTATACCGATTCATCAGGAAATATCTACACAAACAATAAGCATGCCATTCTTTTAAAATCGTTCTCAATTGATGTACGTTATCAAAAAAGAGGGTTTGCTCTTGAGGCATTGCGAATGCTCCCACAAATCGTGAAGAAGCAATACGAAGATAAGAATGAAATTATTCTAACCGTCCATGGCACGAATGGTGCTGCTATATCGCTCTACAAAAAAGCCGGTTTCATACATAATGGCCAAAATTATGATGGGGAATATGGCATAGAGATGATTTTTCATATGGGTCTTTAG
- a CDS encoding methyl-accepting chemotaxis protein: MKKGLFQNKRLQVFENIKLPMKFKVRLNLQTKLLMMMLSLVVLTISIVGIFSYNKASDTTRTIIENRLERETETTYDIAKNLKFSFIRDEDMFNKRLGESINTQYVGLQQDDMKANIFLIDNSKVTSYKTSGKDGITLSSASKKQIVELENGVLHTEIGGKEYTLAFKQIQELNGIYVIAVETESYMQPIYELRNFIAVAVIASILLTAAVIIFLIRSITSPLSALSRVMKSVQQGDFQHNVHYQSRHIEIQRLIESFNQMMTFIRNVHAQIQHISSELTAQGVELEHTYSEANDYNKQLLKRIENVRIGAKETAISSEYSVQLFTDMQVKVSELNHTVMTVMEEFSSMNQNAVSGQVKVENLVEEIHNNHDRFTHLNQIIDKMGNYSNHSQNVISTIKDISEQTKLLALNARIEAARAGDAGRGFAVVADEVGKLADQSSKAAADIIATVNQMNETALQAIEESRILSETNQSHLQQVKNTTGFIQYLMKSVVENNERMSDMSVALKELKVALPEIETAAVQFSSISQETLASSEEMSVTSIKQNEKIKQAYLVGATLSSLSHQLTKESQFKSMERVRETA; encoded by the coding sequence TTGAAAAAGGGTTTATTTCAGAATAAAAGATTACAAGTTTTTGAGAACATAAAGCTTCCTATGAAATTTAAGGTCAGGCTTAACTTACAAACTAAGCTGTTAATGATGATGCTTTCACTTGTTGTTTTAACCATTTCCATCGTTGGAATCTTCAGCTATAACAAAGCATCAGATACAACACGCACCATTATTGAAAACCGGTTAGAACGAGAAACCGAAACAACGTATGACATTGCGAAAAATCTTAAGTTCAGCTTCATACGAGATGAAGACATGTTCAATAAGCGTTTGGGTGAGAGCATCAATACACAATACGTCGGTCTTCAGCAAGACGATATGAAAGCGAATATCTTTTTAATAGATAACAGTAAAGTAACTTCATATAAGACCAGTGGAAAAGATGGAATTACTTTGTCCTCAGCTAGTAAAAAACAAATTGTTGAGCTTGAAAATGGTGTGCTGCACACAGAAATCGGGGGCAAGGAATATACTCTAGCGTTTAAACAAATTCAAGAGTTGAACGGAATCTATGTGATCGCTGTCGAAACCGAAAGTTACATGCAGCCGATCTATGAGTTAAGAAACTTTATCGCTGTTGCCGTAATCGCGAGCATCCTTTTAACAGCAGCGGTCATCATATTCTTGATCAGGAGTATTACATCGCCGCTATCTGCACTAAGCCGGGTCATGAAATCTGTACAACAAGGTGACTTTCAGCATAATGTGCACTATCAATCCAGACACATTGAGATTCAAAGATTAATTGAGAGCTTCAACCAGATGATGACGTTTATCAGAAACGTGCATGCTCAGATTCAGCATATTTCTAGTGAACTAACGGCTCAAGGAGTTGAGCTCGAACATACATACAGTGAGGCGAATGATTATAATAAACAACTTCTAAAAAGGATCGAGAACGTGAGAATTGGCGCAAAAGAAACAGCCATCAGCTCTGAGTATAGCGTACAACTTTTTACAGATATGCAAGTAAAAGTGAGTGAGCTGAACCATACGGTAATGACAGTTATGGAGGAGTTTTCTTCTATGAATCAAAATGCTGTCTCCGGTCAAGTAAAAGTGGAAAATCTAGTGGAAGAGATTCATAACAACCATGATCGTTTTACCCATTTGAATCAAATCATTGATAAGATGGGCAATTATTCGAACCATTCTCAAAACGTGATCTCGACCATAAAGGATATTTCCGAACAGACCAAACTGCTTGCATTAAACGCTCGGATTGAAGCGGCTAGAGCAGGTGATGCGGGAAGAGGTTTTGCGGTAGTTGCAGATGAAGTTGGAAAGTTAGCCGATCAATCGAGCAAAGCAGCGGCTGATATTATTGCAACTGTTAATCAAATGAATGAGACAGCTTTACAAGCAATCGAAGAATCACGCATTCTTAGTGAGACGAACCAATCTCATCTACAACAAGTTAAGAATACTACTGGGTTTATTCAATACTTGATGAAGTCTGTAGTAGAGAACAATGAGCGAATGAGTGATATGAGTGTCGCTCTAAAAGAACTAAAAGTGGCTCTGCCTGAAATAGAAACAGCTGCCGTCCAGTTCTCTAGCATTTCTCAAGAAACACTGGCGAGTTCAGAAGAGATGTCTGTTACATCTATCAAACAAAATGAGAAAATCAAACAAGCTTATCTTGTTGGGGCAACACTATCCAGTTTGTCTCACCAGTTAACGAAGGAAAGTCAGTTTAAAAGTATGGAACGGGTGAGGGAAACCGCATAA
- a CDS encoding sigma-70 family RNA polymerase sigma factor codes for MEEMIAGVLHTENREDILVEAMNEHGQDLLQLVYSYVNNKAVAEDLTQDIFVKCYNALDTYNGKSKFKTWLWRIAINHCKDFLKSWYNNKVVITEEEPENHRTQKDLVEHEVIQKEDDGELIDAIMQLPIKYREVIYLFYYEELPIKEIALMTEVNDNTVKTRLRRSKELLKIRLEG; via the coding sequence ATGGAAGAAATGATAGCAGGCGTGTTGCATACAGAAAACAGAGAAGACATTTTGGTTGAAGCCATGAATGAGCATGGACAAGATTTATTGCAGCTCGTCTACTCATACGTAAACAACAAGGCCGTTGCCGAAGACTTAACACAAGATATATTTGTTAAGTGCTACAACGCGCTAGATACATATAACGGAAAATCAAAGTTTAAAACGTGGTTGTGGCGAATCGCGATTAACCATTGTAAGGACTTTTTAAAAAGCTGGTACAACAATAAAGTTGTTATCACTGAAGAGGAGCCAGAGAATCACCGAACTCAAAAGGACTTAGTGGAACATGAGGTAATTCAAAAAGAAGATGATGGTGAACTGATAGATGCGATCATGCAGCTTCCAATCAAGTATAGAGAAGTCATTTATCTCTTTTATTATGAAGAGCTGCCGATCAAGGAAATTGCTTTGATGACAGAGGTTAATGATAATACGGTAAAAACGAGATTACGACGATCAAAAGAACTGTTAAAAATACGTTTGGAGGGTTAA
- a CDS encoding HAD family hydrolase gives MKKYKLLLFDLDDTLLNSDWFKIGLIQTLGIHPITKDLDASLFLAQKLQVSSHLIALLKKRLITPLNFRRARWRHAFSHFGLTVDDKQIDELDTLFVKTGLLCIEQSPTLITMLHELKAHFELAIVTNALYDPRQKVQQMGLSEVFSPESIFHGDELGLRKPDRELYYAPLEQFGHRPEQTLFIGDSWTHDIAGPIDFGMDAIWINARGSKPLTEHKPFAIVSDVMEIRDILLYGEHPTPFNS, from the coding sequence GTGAAAAAATACAAGCTTCTTTTATTTGATTTAGACGATACACTTTTAAATTCAGATTGGTTTAAGATTGGACTCATTCAAACACTTGGCATACATCCAATCACCAAAGACTTAGATGCTTCTCTTTTTCTAGCACAGAAACTTCAAGTTTCAAGTCACTTAATTGCGCTGTTGAAAAAGCGTTTGATCACACCATTAAATTTCCGAAGAGCCAGGTGGCGTCATGCCTTTTCACATTTTGGACTAACAGTAGATGATAAACAAATTGATGAACTAGATACACTCTTTGTAAAAACAGGGTTATTGTGTATTGAACAATCTCCAACTCTCATTACAATGCTTCATGAATTAAAAGCGCACTTTGAACTTGCTATTGTAACAAATGCACTTTATGATCCGCGTCAAAAGGTACAGCAAATGGGGCTTTCAGAGGTGTTTTCGCCTGAATCCATTTTCCATGGGGATGAACTAGGATTAAGAAAGCCTGATCGAGAACTTTATTATGCACCATTGGAGCAATTTGGCCATCGTCCAGAACAAACTCTTTTTATTGGAGATTCCTGGACGCATGACATTGCTGGACCTATTGATTTTGGCATGGATGCAATCTGGATCAATGCACGTGGAAGTAAACCGTTAACAGAACATAAACCCTTTGCTATTGTTTCAGATGTGATGGAAATTAGAGATATTTTACTTTATGGTGAGCACCCGACACCGTTTAATTCCTGA
- a CDS encoding GNAT family N-acetyltransferase, giving the protein MEVLNTKTTDQITIVEYDSSYAARVAEMWNKSQDGWGGGNTIMTAEQVLKQEANSTNLHLYLALDGDKVVGYCSLGEYREDEGALYIPLLNVRGDYHGKKIGKKLVLKALQKAIEMKWPRLDLYTWPGNTKAVPLYKKCGFFWEDRDDTTHLMNFMPSVLQTEVVQDYFADERWYENSTRKIETVPDGNKENEFHFYEYSWKHDTLGNLKMEFERFGRGLRSIETDDYKITATVENFNLVFGSDYTVQYHIKNKSGKPLTVEIEGMNDKNIQFESSTKVSVQQEESIEIPFKVNPITEEQSVWRTHPAVTSLLTINGKKAQFKVGIRPKYPVKLDSSLPDNLSFIGKSSTLYLNLENNFNEEVSFSFELPPSELVHIENRGISVTLAPKAKQSVPVPFTLLKHGFYEADLPIIATKRDGSAVHFTKKIGIALKGIGAKLTGECDAYYHVYNGQYQLILDKFNNWIMPGKGDVDYKMAFMVPKLGKPFSEEISRIRPEKIEPLMHEGYAGFRATFQSQAFPGLQLATIVKLYSEGLVEQHYEITNTGEAESTDEVWLNSPIMCRMLDRAVLPYEGKYIELNDSMGSFLTYWNNNKLTENWIFLRGQKNPRGISWPIEEKVQFSNWFMYFEHNFGKLAPHQKVATKPVTLTIGAFQEWQSFREYATQKNDKPSLSLTNHMTLSVNNGNPFVSGNQIKAVAQDYKSSFFNGFIEMKLNDEILQSHLFASDEEMRSAEFDIQVPNDKGVHVLTSKMNLDSIDITRQSAAFVMKDLPVQFEKTVKNDLEVLSVNNGEIAISASAQFAPTLFSLQYKNHEWMDSPFPKPAPKSWWNPWFGGIAGLVEGTSLNSLLKEKTTVEFVEKEDDKGNVWKGIKVSTLYEKHETFKGLEIHKYFLLLPGVPVLCHTTEIVQNMGSYLQGKNFYTGCFLNPGLELTKSWGSFQSKNGEWAMVYGGKGEQEMSIDRSVVFGSDDHENLMQIVANQNATFLDSYINLEVIELGYAEKLNLEHGATHVTSPVFYVFNDKVIPDTALEDLKKIKFC; this is encoded by the coding sequence ATGGAAGTATTAAATACAAAAACGACCGATCAAATTACGATTGTAGAATACGATTCGAGCTATGCTGCTCGAGTGGCTGAAATGTGGAATAAGAGCCAAGACGGATGGGGCGGCGGCAACACAATCATGACAGCTGAGCAAGTTCTGAAACAGGAAGCTAACTCAACGAACCTCCATTTATATTTAGCCCTCGATGGCGACAAAGTAGTAGGCTATTGCAGTCTGGGTGAATACCGGGAAGATGAAGGAGCACTCTACATTCCATTATTGAACGTTAGAGGCGACTATCATGGTAAGAAGATAGGCAAGAAGCTCGTACTAAAGGCACTTCAAAAGGCGATTGAAATGAAGTGGCCGCGTTTGGATCTTTATACATGGCCAGGAAATACGAAGGCAGTTCCACTTTATAAAAAATGCGGATTCTTCTGGGAAGACCGAGATGATACGACTCATTTGATGAATTTTATGCCATCTGTTTTACAGACTGAAGTTGTTCAAGATTATTTTGCTGATGAACGCTGGTATGAAAACAGCACTAGAAAGATTGAGACTGTTCCAGATGGCAACAAAGAAAACGAATTTCATTTTTATGAGTATTCGTGGAAACATGATACCCTTGGAAATTTAAAAATGGAGTTTGAGCGCTTCGGTAGAGGTCTTCGTTCCATCGAAACTGACGATTATAAAATCACAGCTACGGTAGAGAACTTCAATTTGGTGTTTGGATCAGATTATACGGTTCAATACCACATCAAAAATAAATCGGGTAAGCCATTAACAGTTGAAATTGAAGGCATGAATGACAAAAATATTCAATTTGAATCTTCAACAAAAGTAAGCGTTCAACAAGAAGAAAGTATTGAAATTCCTTTTAAAGTGAACCCGATTACAGAAGAACAAAGTGTGTGGAGAACGCATCCAGCGGTCACTTCCTTACTCACAATCAACGGTAAAAAAGCGCAATTTAAAGTAGGAATTCGACCTAAGTATCCTGTTAAATTGGATTCTTCGTTACCTGATAACCTTAGTTTTATCGGGAAATCTTCTACGCTATATTTGAATTTAGAAAACAACTTTAATGAAGAAGTGTCGTTTAGCTTTGAACTGCCACCATCAGAGTTGGTTCACATCGAGAATCGCGGTATAAGTGTTACGTTAGCACCAAAAGCAAAACAGTCTGTACCTGTACCATTCACCTTATTGAAACACGGATTTTATGAGGCAGATCTACCGATAATAGCAACAAAAAGGGATGGTAGTGCTGTTCATTTTACGAAAAAGATAGGCATTGCACTAAAAGGGATCGGAGCAAAACTAACAGGTGAGTGTGACGCTTATTATCACGTGTACAATGGGCAATATCAATTAATACTTGATAAGTTCAACAATTGGATTATGCCAGGTAAAGGCGATGTAGATTATAAGATGGCGTTTATGGTGCCAAAGCTCGGTAAGCCTTTTTCAGAAGAAATCTCTCGTATTCGTCCGGAGAAGATCGAACCGCTGATGCATGAAGGATATGCAGGATTTAGAGCAACCTTTCAGTCACAGGCGTTTCCAGGTCTGCAGCTAGCAACTATCGTTAAGCTATATAGCGAAGGTCTAGTTGAACAGCATTATGAGATTACAAATACGGGTGAAGCGGAATCTACCGATGAAGTTTGGTTAAATTCTCCGATCATGTGCCGTATGCTTGATCGAGCTGTTCTGCCGTATGAAGGAAAATATATCGAGCTTAACGACTCAATGGGTTCCTTCTTAACCTATTGGAACAACAATAAGTTAACTGAGAACTGGATCTTCTTACGAGGGCAGAAAAACCCAAGAGGAATTTCATGGCCAATTGAAGAAAAGGTACAATTCTCAAACTGGTTTATGTACTTTGAACATAATTTTGGAAAGCTTGCTCCTCATCAAAAGGTAGCAACAAAACCAGTAACGTTAACGATTGGCGCTTTCCAAGAATGGCAGTCTTTCAGAGAATATGCGACGCAAAAGAATGATAAGCCATCACTCAGTTTAACAAATCATATGACACTATCTGTTAATAACGGTAATCCTTTTGTAAGTGGCAATCAGATCAAGGCTGTAGCGCAAGATTACAAGTCTTCCTTTTTTAACGGATTTATTGAAATGAAACTGAATGACGAGATTCTTCAAAGTCACCTGTTTGCGTCCGACGAAGAAATGAGAAGTGCTGAATTTGATATACAAGTGCCAAACGATAAAGGCGTTCATGTTTTAACGTCAAAAATGAATCTAGATTCTATTGACATTACGAGGCAATCAGCGGCTTTCGTCATGAAGGATCTGCCGGTTCAGTTTGAGAAGACGGTGAAAAATGACCTCGAAGTGCTAAGTGTGAATAATGGCGAAATTGCCATTTCTGCTTCTGCACAGTTCGCGCCAACATTATTCTCTCTTCAGTACAAAAATCACGAGTGGATGGATTCACCTTTTCCAAAGCCTGCACCAAAATCTTGGTGGAATCCGTGGTTTGGCGGAATCGCCGGTCTTGTGGAAGGCACAAGTCTTAATTCTCTACTAAAAGAGAAGACTACGGTTGAATTTGTAGAAAAAGAGGACGATAAAGGCAACGTATGGAAGGGTATAAAAGTATCCACTTTATATGAAAAGCATGAGACGTTCAAAGGGCTCGAAATTCATAAGTATTTCTTATTGCTGCCAGGAGTTCCGGTTTTGTGTCATACGACGGAAATTGTTCAAAATATGGGAAGCTACCTGCAAGGAAAGAACTTTTACACTGGCTGTTTCTTAAATCCTGGACTGGAGCTTACGAAGAGCTGGGGAAGTTTTCAAAGTAAAAATGGTGAGTGGGCGATGGTTTATGGCGGGAAAGGCGAGCAGGAGATGTCAATTGACCGCAGTGTTGTTTTTGGTTCAGATGATCATGAGAACCTGATGCAGATTGTGGCAAATCAAAACGCGACGTTTCTAGATTCATATATCAACTTGGAAGTAATTGAGCTTGGATATGCGGAAAAGCTTAACCTTGAACACGGCGCAACTCATGTTACGTCTCCAGTGTTTTATGTTTTTAACGACAAAGTGATCCCAGATACAGCATTAGAAGATTTAAAGAAGATCAAATTCTGCTAG